CATCGGCCTGGGTCGCGCTCAGCGTGTGCTGCCCGACGATCACCGGCGGCAGATCGGATGGATGCGCCCAGTCCGGCAGCTTGACCGATCTGAGCGATGGCTGCGCCTGCAACGCCTCGGACAGCCAGCCGGGCGTCGTCTGGTCGTCGAACGGCACCTGCTGCGGCTGCGAGCTATCGATCACCGCGGCGCGCAGGCGGGCGACGACATCTTCCGGCATTCGCGCCAGCGCCTCGTCGATCAGCGCTTCGTAGCCGTGCCGCGCAAAGCGTTGCAGCAGATCCACCGCCGCCTCGGCCTGCAGCCCATGACCGTCGGCCAGCGGCAGCAGCCCGGCGATTGCATGCGCCGGATGCTCCTCCAGCCAGGCCCGCGCAATCTGCGGAGCCTTCGAGCTTTGCTGTAAGGCCAGCATTACGGGCGCGACTTCGGGAGCTACCGCGAGCGCGAGAGTCTGAAGCAGCGCCGCCGCCTCGTCGCGGTTGGCCTGGCTCTGAATAGTGCTCCCTACCACGTCGAGCGCCGAGAACTCGGTATGCGTCAGCCAGGCACGAATCTGCTCAGACTTGTTCAGCCGGAGCTGGAGCCGCCGCATCTGCGCCGCGACCAGCAGCGGATCGTCCAGGCCAAAGATGATCGCTTGCGGGCGCTGATAGTAATCGGTCCACGACTCGCCGCCGTAGCGGTCGTCGGCCCAGCCTTCCACCAGCCGCAGCAGTAAATCGCTGTGGCCGCCAAGCATCGCCGCGAGATAAAAGGCCGACGGGCCGGACTGATACATATCGTCGGGCCACTCGGTCAGATCGAGGTGTGGCACGAGCAAGCGACTCAACCGCTGGCGCTCGGCCTGATCGAGGTAGGGCAGAACGTAGTGCCGGAATCCCCCAAGCAGATTCCTAATCGCGCTCCAGGCCGTGTGCTGCTGTGACGCATCGTACGTTGTTTGAATCAGCCACTCAACGATCTCCTGCGGCGAGCAGAGCGCGGCCAGCAGCGCCATCGTCGCGGTGCGCGCATTCTGCGGCGCGGCACACACCAGCGCAATGGCTTGCTCGCACGAAACCGGATTGCTGAAATCACCGTCGGCGAGCGCCGCCGCTACCTCAGCAGAGGTATAGTAGCGAACACCTGAGAGCGGCTGCATCGCATGCAGCCAGAAGGTCGCTTCCTGCGCCGAGGGCACGGCGGGGATGTATTTTTCCCAGCTCCAGCCCCAGTGGTAGACCGACTTCGACACCCGCGCCAGGCGTCGCAGCGCGTCGGCCTTGTCGAATGGCGCGGGCGCTGGCCGCACCAGCGGCGGTAGATTGCGCCAGGAAGCCCAGAACCAATCGGTCGGGTCCAGATCCAGGCGCGGCGTGATGTCGAAAACAGCCGGTTCGGACAGCGTAGCCAGCGGCGCTGTCTCAGCCGGGGCTGGCCTGGTTTTTTGGGCCTGTGGAGCAGCGCTTTCAACCTGTTGCGCGACCGCAGGCGCTGCGGCCTCGGATCGATCCTGCGCCGCCACCTCGCGGTAGCCTTTCTTCACCTTCTCGGCGATCTGTTTGGTATAAGCCGCCTGAGCCGCCTGCTCATCGGCGTAGGTTTTAGTCTGCGTCTGGCCCGCGCTGCCGATCTTGCCAAATTGAACCGTGCAGGTGCTACCGTCGCGCGCGATGCGCCAGAACTTTGAGGAGCTTGCTTCCTGATAGTGAAACTCGCGTGTTGTCATCGATGTATTCCTCGTGTGTCATGCTTGCCATCAGTGTACTCCCACACTGTGACAAGTTCTGTCACAAACAATGCCGCTCGATCCTGGCTATCACACGACCGCGCAACGCCTGATGATTGCCCATAAACCGCGCCGGAGCAGAGCGCAAACAAGCGGCTACAGCAGAACTGTAACCGCTGATCTTGTACCGCTGATCGAGGCTCGCTGCAAATCCCTTTCAGCGCCGCCGCACACCATCCATATTTCCTATCGATGGTCTTGCTAAACGTGGACAATTCCGTGCTATCGGTAAGGTTAACCGTAAGGTAGGCCCTTTATACTCCTTAACATGGCAACATAACCACTAAACGGAGGTATCACCGGCACGAACCAACATCAAGCGCTTTACTGATGATCGAAACGCTCACTCCACGATTTTCGTTTTCGCTTCGTCCTACTACAACATCGAGGAGGCACCATATGTACCAACCAATGAACGCTGGTATCTATCGACTGACTGAGCGGGCCTAAGGTCTGCGGCCCAAATCTGGACGGTTCACCATCCCCAGGGCATTACCCACAACTGCTATCTCATCGAG
Above is a window of Herpetosiphonaceae bacterium DNA encoding:
- a CDS encoding WGR and DUF4132 domain-containing protein, coding for MTTREFHYQEASSSKFWRIARDGSTCTVQFGKIGSAGQTQTKTYADEQAAQAAYTKQIAEKVKKGYREVAAQDRSEAAAPAVAQQVESAAPQAQKTRPAPAETAPLATLSEPAVFDITPRLDLDPTDWFWASWRNLPPLVRPAPAPFDKADALRRLARVSKSVYHWGWSWEKYIPAVPSAQEATFWLHAMQPLSGVRYYTSAEVAAALADGDFSNPVSCEQAIALVCAAPQNARTATMALLAALCSPQEIVEWLIQTTYDASQQHTAWSAIRNLLGGFRHYVLPYLDQAERQRLSRLLVPHLDLTEWPDDMYQSGPSAFYLAAMLGGHSDLLLRLVEGWADDRYGGESWTDYYQRPQAIIFGLDDPLLVAAQMRRLQLRLNKSEQIRAWLTHTEFSALDVVGSTIQSQANRDEAAALLQTLALAVAPEVAPVMLALQQSSKAPQIARAWLEEHPAHAIAGLLPLADGHGLQAEAAVDLLQRFARHGYEALIDEALARMPEDVVARLRAAVIDSSQPQQVPFDDQTTPGWLSEALQAQPSLRSVKLPDWAHPSDLPPVIVGQHTLSATQADALLRALQRSKLDAPHPLVVALKQHAAQSALDSFAWSLFDLWRSNGAPSKENWAFFALGWLGGDTTALKLAPLIRIWPGESQHQRAVNGLECLRLIGSDTALMQINGIAQKVKFKGLQQRAAECMERIATDRGLSRAQLEDRIVPDCDLDARGERVFDFGPRQFRFVLGPEMKPMVRDPQGKLKPTPPAPNAKDDAEKAAQAVADWKLLKKQVAEVAGVQAVRLEQAMVTGRRWSRAEFETLLVRHPLMTHLVRTLIWGAFDAAGALSATFRVTEDQTYADPADDTFDLAPDASVGIVHPLHLPAEARAAWGEILSDYEIVQPFPQLGRPIQRLEPDELPKTEITRFNALTISAAALVFGLDKLGWVRDMPADGGGFSGHSKPFDQANLTAVVQYREGVAVGWIVDAPDQQIEYVAFVPGIRAPEYWPNYNDRLPLTEIDPVVLSEVLNDMLVLAAKAK